GCCGCCGAGCCGTTGAACATCACGCGGGCCACGCCGAGCAGGCGGTCCACGTCACGCGCGTTGAGGCCACGCGCACGGGCGAAGTCAGACAGGGGACGCAGCAGGTCCTCCGTCTGGGCGGGCGTCTGCTCGGTGCCCGTGAAGAGCTCACCGAGGCTGACGCTGAGGGCGTTGGAAAGGGCCGCCAGGGTCTCCACGTGGGGCACGCGCTCGCCGCGTTCGATCATCGACAGGAAGGACACGCTGATCTGCGCTCGCTCCG
This DNA window, taken from Corallococcus coralloides DSM 2259, encodes the following:
- a CDS encoding helix-turn-helix domain-containing protein, producing the protein MSDLGKRIGQRIRELRTQRPERWTQEELAERAQISVSFLSMIERGERVPHVETLAALSNALSVSLGELFTGTEQTPAQTEDLLRPLSDFARARGLNARDVDRLLGVARVMFNGSAA